The following coding sequences lie in one Jonesia denitrificans DSM 20603 genomic window:
- a CDS encoding YciI family protein — translation MAYMLILRATEESQAAAKDVPFEDVINAMGVYNEALMDAGVLAGGDGLSDPNEGAVVEFTGDAPTIRLGAYGGVSERFSGYWGLNVASLDEATMWAARCPMVPGSSLEVRRITDESDFAEFEGNEYLEKEKTWREILQGDSQ, via the coding sequence ATGGCATACATGCTCATTTTGCGGGCCACAGAAGAATCCCAAGCGGCAGCGAAAGATGTGCCCTTTGAGGATGTCATTAACGCCATGGGGGTTTACAACGAAGCGCTCATGGACGCTGGCGTTCTAGCAGGCGGTGACGGTCTCTCAGACCCTAATGAGGGGGCGGTTGTTGAGTTCACGGGCGATGCCCCAACAATTCGCCTCGGCGCGTACGGCGGTGTCAGTGAGCGGTTCAGCGGGTACTGGGGGCTCAACGTCGCGTCGTTGGATGAAGCAACGATGTGGGCGGCGCGGTGCCCCATGGTGCCTGGGTCCTCGCTTGAAGTGCGCCGTATTACTGACGAGTCTGACTTCGCTGAGTTTGAGGGAAACGAATACCTCGAGAAAGAGAAAACGTGGCGTGAAATATTACAGGGAGACAGCCAGTAG